A region of Streptomyces sp. NBC_01788 DNA encodes the following proteins:
- a CDS encoding DUF2637 domain-containing protein, whose protein sequence is MGGYQGAGTGRHRGPAEFFTSPLEPPDATWDPAEELAFMLQDAMEEHRPDIPGIPDVPVTLDEAPVAEPAPNTPLENLQAITEELPPLKGVARRHRKIRERKRPDVLRTASHVIAALTAVIASSVSFFGGMVAYDPLRVVAVARMEGGIASWWPLLVYGPWLVASLSVLRSALHRRRAVHSWGVVLIFSSIAMLLCVLQAPRTIVDIAAAALPGLASLACFQQLVRQVTLTRPPRRATPRHRQPRTPHPETPPMSTSAARVRDTRRTATTARPARPAGGTAGKRF, encoded by the coding sequence GTGGGCGGATACCAGGGGGCGGGCACCGGGCGGCACCGGGGTCCGGCGGAGTTCTTCACCTCTCCCCTGGAGCCGCCGGACGCGACCTGGGACCCGGCCGAGGAACTGGCCTTCATGCTCCAGGACGCCATGGAGGAGCACCGGCCGGACATCCCCGGCATCCCTGATGTCCCCGTCACCCTCGACGAGGCGCCGGTCGCCGAGCCCGCCCCGAACACGCCCCTGGAGAACCTCCAGGCGATCACGGAGGAACTGCCTCCCCTGAAGGGGGTCGCCCGGCGCCATCGAAAGATCCGGGAACGCAAGCGTCCGGACGTCCTGCGGACCGCCAGTCATGTCATCGCCGCGCTGACCGCGGTGATCGCTTCCTCGGTGAGCTTCTTCGGCGGAATGGTTGCCTACGATCCCCTCCGCGTCGTGGCCGTGGCCCGTATGGAGGGCGGCATCGCCTCCTGGTGGCCCCTGCTCGTCTACGGTCCCTGGCTGGTCGCCTCGCTGTCCGTGCTGCGGTCCGCGCTGCACCGGCGCCGCGCCGTCCACTCCTGGGGCGTGGTGCTGATCTTCTCGTCCATCGCCATGCTCCTGTGCGTGTTGCAGGCGCCCAGGACGATCGTCGACATCGCCGCCGCGGCCCTGCCGGGCCTGGCCTCCCTGGCCTGCTTCCAGCAGCTCGTACGTCAGGTCACCCTGACCCGCCCGCCCCGGCGGGCCACGCCCCGCCACCGTCAGCCCCGCACTCCGCACCCCGAGACCCCGCCCATGTCCACGTCCGCCGCCCGCGTCCGTGACACCCGCCGCACCGCGACGACGGCACGACCGGCGCGACCGGCCGGAGGCACGGCGGGCAAGAGGTTCTGA
- a CDS encoding copper resistance CopC/CopD family protein produces MRRGRVRRRRLGKLTLLGAVLVLLLLGGASPASAHAALRGADPADGTVLKSAPGTVTLSFTESVSLLDDSFRLFDPEGRRVPTGEPQHAPGRPDTARVAFPEGLGEGTFTLAWRVVSADSHPVSGAFTFSVGKPSPTMAAIDTGPAENPTTRGLYDLARYTSYGAAALLIGTAAFALLCRPPHTGPLRKPLVAGWWALLASTLALLVLRAPYETGTGPASAFDPAAFARTLTGRPGLVLLTRLALLAPAALLLVRLSRRPPEEKPSRANLAAGAALALALALTWAGSEHASAGIQVPVAMTSSVLHLLAMAVWLGGLTALLTTLQHATPDEPETGRAASPATRRKAPLASSDGDPEPKAKAAVTVSAEDSGGRTTVAALEGTAATGASDGAATSAAPVDGPARAAAGAVGRTAAGASAPSVDGPALTAAVVRFSRIAFGAVVVLVVTGVYQSWRGLGSWTTLTGTEYGRLLLVKLVVVALLLAVAARSRRWTARLVTADTSDTDPAASDGKAPAEDSGTKTSVSAPDVCRRALRRSVLAEVAVGIAVLVFTTVLAGTLPGRAAAEAAQAAPVAGVPGASVTIIPFDVGTPGGHGKVQITLEPGRVGQNAVEAVVYGPDGGLTTVPELRLSLSLPARNIGPIDAALTNRGGYWGTDTLNLPIPGTWTMKATVRVSEIDQASEERKVHIPR; encoded by the coding sequence GTGCGCCGTGGACGCGTACGGCGGCGGCGACTTGGGAAGCTGACGCTGCTCGGCGCGGTACTGGTCCTGCTCCTCCTCGGTGGCGCCTCACCCGCCTCGGCGCACGCCGCACTGCGGGGCGCGGACCCCGCCGACGGAACCGTCCTCAAGTCGGCGCCCGGCACGGTCACTCTGTCCTTCACCGAGTCCGTCAGCCTGCTCGACGACTCCTTCCGTCTCTTCGACCCCGAGGGGCGGCGGGTGCCTACGGGCGAGCCGCAGCACGCGCCGGGGCGTCCGGACACGGCCCGGGTGGCGTTCCCCGAGGGGCTCGGCGAAGGCACGTTCACCCTGGCGTGGCGGGTGGTGTCGGCGGACAGCCACCCCGTCTCCGGCGCCTTCACCTTCTCCGTGGGAAAGCCGTCCCCGACGATGGCCGCGATCGACACCGGCCCGGCCGAGAACCCCACCACCCGCGGCCTCTACGATCTCGCGCGTTACACCTCCTACGGCGCCGCCGCCCTGCTGATCGGCACGGCGGCCTTCGCACTGCTGTGCCGCCCGCCGCACACGGGCCCGCTGCGCAAGCCGCTGGTGGCGGGCTGGTGGGCGCTGCTGGCCTCCACGCTCGCCCTGCTGGTGCTGCGGGCGCCCTACGAGACCGGGACCGGTCCGGCGTCGGCCTTCGACCCCGCGGCCTTCGCCCGCACCCTGACCGGCCGCCCCGGCCTGGTGCTGCTGACCCGCCTGGCCCTGCTCGCACCGGCGGCACTCCTTCTCGTACGGCTGTCCCGGCGCCCGCCGGAGGAGAAGCCCTCGCGTGCGAACCTGGCGGCGGGTGCCGCGCTGGCCCTCGCCCTGGCGCTGACGTGGGCGGGGTCCGAGCACGCCTCGGCCGGCATCCAGGTTCCGGTGGCGATGACGTCGTCGGTGCTGCACCTGCTGGCGATGGCGGTCTGGCTGGGCGGCCTGACAGCCCTCCTGACCACCCTTCAGCACGCCACACCGGACGAGCCGGAGACAGGACGCGCCGCGTCACCGGCCACGCGCCGGAAAGCGCCCCTGGCTTCTTCGGACGGCGACCCGGAGCCGAAGGCGAAGGCGGCGGTCACGGTGTCTGCCGAGGACAGCGGCGGCCGTACGACGGTCGCGGCCCTGGAGGGCACTGCGGCCACGGGGGCCTCGGACGGCGCCGCGACCTCGGCCGCTCCGGTCGACGGTCCGGCTCGCGCGGCGGCCGGTGCGGTTGGCCGGACGGCGGCCGGTGCCTCGGCGCCTTCCGTCGACGGTCCCGCGCTGACCGCCGCGGTGGTGCGCTTCTCCCGGATCGCCTTCGGCGCCGTCGTCGTCCTCGTGGTCACCGGCGTCTACCAGTCCTGGCGCGGCCTCGGTTCCTGGACCACGCTCACCGGCACGGAGTACGGCCGGCTGCTGCTGGTCAAACTCGTGGTGGTGGCGCTGCTGCTGGCCGTGGCGGCCCGCTCCCGGCGCTGGACGGCACGGCTGGTGACGGCAGACACCTCGGACACGGACCCGGCCGCGTCCGACGGGAAGGCACCGGCGGAGGACTCCGGTACGAAGACATCCGTGTCCGCCCCCGACGTCTGCCGCCGTGCCCTGCGCCGCTCGGTGCTGGCCGAGGTCGCCGTGGGCATCGCGGTCCTGGTCTTCACCACGGTGCTGGCCGGCACCCTGCCGGGCCGCGCGGCCGCCGAGGCGGCGCAGGCCGCGCCCGTGGCCGGGGTCCCGGGCGCCTCCGTCACGATCATCCCGTTCGACGTCGGCACCCCCGGCGGTCACGGCAAGGTGCAGATCACCCTGGAACCGGGCCGCGTCGGCCAGAACGCGGTGGAGGCCGTCGTCTACGGTCCGGACGGCGGTCTGACCACCGTCCCCGAACTGCGCCTGTCCCTGTCCCTGCCCGCACGGAACATCGGTCCCATCGACGCCGCGCTGACCAACAGGGGCGGCTACTGGGGCACCGACACCCTCAATCTCCCGATCCCCGGCACCTGGACCATGAAGGCGACGGTACGGGTGTCGGAGATCGACCAGGCGAGCGAGGAACGGAAGGTCCACATCCCGCGCTAG
- a CDS encoding HhH-GPD-type base excision DNA repair protein: MDVTLHLAQDPEADALLGRSPLAALVGMLLDQQIPMEWAFTGPATIARRMGTDDLDAHEIVAFEPETFARLLSDKPAVHRYPASMAKRIQQLCQYLVEHYDGDPEAIWRDVDSGRELLRRLEELPGFGKQKAQIFLALLGKQLGVRPTGWREAAGAYGEPDSHRSVADITGPDSLARVRAHKQELKAAAKAAKSATTAKTAMTAKTAGTGRSSRAGKGTKSSGK, encoded by the coding sequence ATGGACGTCACCCTTCACCTCGCCCAGGACCCCGAGGCCGACGCGCTCCTCGGCCGCAGTCCGCTCGCCGCCCTGGTCGGCATGCTGCTTGACCAGCAGATCCCGATGGAGTGGGCGTTCACCGGGCCGGCGACGATCGCCAGGCGCATGGGCACCGACGACCTGGACGCCCACGAGATCGTGGCCTTCGAGCCGGAGACCTTCGCCCGGCTCCTGTCGGACAAACCGGCCGTGCACCGCTACCCGGCGTCGATGGCCAAGCGGATCCAGCAGCTGTGCCAGTACCTCGTCGAGCACTACGACGGCGACCCCGAGGCCATCTGGCGGGACGTCGACAGCGGGCGGGAGCTGCTGCGACGGCTGGAGGAGCTGCCCGGGTTCGGCAAGCAGAAGGCGCAGATCTTCCTGGCACTGCTCGGCAAGCAGCTCGGTGTGCGGCCCACGGGGTGGCGGGAGGCGGCGGGAGCGTACGGCGAGCCGGACTCCCACCGGTCCGTCGCCGACATCACCGGGCCCGATTCGCTGGCCAGAGTGCGGGCGCACAAGCAGGAACTGAAGGCGGCGGCCAAAGCGGCCAAATCAGCCACCACGGCCAAGACAGCCATGACGGCCAAGACGGCCGGCACCGGCAGGTCGAGCAGGGCGGGCAAGGGGACGAAGTCCTCCGGGAAGTGA
- a CDS encoding HdeD family acid-resistance protein has protein sequence MTEPPSSGPAGAGYDDRRVHATRDPRDVRTSPPSPPSPPSQYEPPLEGPLHLLSHAAWQAVLATGAAALILGILVLLWPGASLLAAGVLFGIYLLVSGVLQLVSAFGTHKTTSLRVLAFISGTLSILLGLLCFRGATQSILLLALWIGIGWLIRGITLTIAAVHDRGAPARGWQIFLGVLTLLAGIVLIDSPLASAAVLIVLGGWWLVVVGVFEIVTAFRIRGHAEHVPRTA, from the coding sequence ATGACCGAGCCACCGAGCAGCGGCCCCGCAGGCGCGGGGTACGACGATCGTCGCGTCCACGCCACGCGTGACCCTCGGGACGTGCGGACATCGCCGCCCTCGCCGCCCTCGCCGCCCTCGCAGTACGAACCGCCGCTGGAAGGACCCCTGCACCTGCTGTCCCACGCCGCCTGGCAGGCGGTCCTCGCCACCGGTGCGGCGGCGCTGATCCTCGGCATCCTGGTACTGCTCTGGCCGGGCGCCTCCCTGCTGGCCGCCGGCGTCCTCTTCGGGATCTACCTGCTGGTCAGCGGCGTGCTCCAGCTGGTCTCCGCGTTCGGCACCCACAAGACGACCTCGTTGCGCGTGCTGGCCTTCATCAGCGGCACCCTGTCGATCCTGCTGGGCCTGCTGTGCTTCCGCGGCGCCACGCAGTCGATCCTGCTGCTCGCGCTGTGGATCGGCATCGGCTGGCTGATCCGCGGCATCACCCTGACGATCGCCGCCGTCCACGACCGCGGCGCGCCCGCGCGCGGCTGGCAGATCTTCCTCGGCGTGCTCACCTTGCTCGCCGGGATCGTGCTGATCGACTCTCCGCTGGCGTCGGCCGCGGTGCTCATCGTGCTCGGCGGGTGGTGGCTGGTGGTGGTCGGCGTCTTCGAGATCGTCACCGCCTTCCGCATCCGCGGGCACGCCGAGCACGTCCCCCGTACCGCGTGA